Genomic segment of Candidatus Deferrimicrobiaceae bacterium:
GCGTACGCCCTGGATCGCGTGAAGAGGCGTCCGTTGAAGCGCCTCTACGACAGGCGGGCCGAGCTCCTGGAGGCCCTGGGAAGCGAGTTCCGCCGGAACTACATCGCCTGGAAAGCCGGGGGGAAGTGGCGTCCCGGCCGCTAGTGTACCGGTGACCTTCCCCCTTCCCTACGCCCCATCCGTCTCCCTAGTGCACCGTCTCGCAAATACCTTGGCATTCGAGCGCCGCTGCATCCGCTCCAGCTTCGTTGCGCTTCTTCACCATACTCAACGGTATGCCTCAGTCGCGCGTCTTGCTGGCGCGGCGCATCGACGCTCTCGGTGCGTCAAGCTATTTACGAGACGGTACACGAGAACCCTTCCCGCGCGCCGCGAGAGCCAGCAACAGCTTCCCCGCCGCGTACGCGTCGCCTTCCGCCCGGTGAAAGGCCGACCCGATCCCCAGCCGTCCGCAGATCGCGGAAAGCGAGTGGTCGCGGAAGAGGCGGGTGCGCCGGGCGAGCGCGAGCGTGTCGATGACCGGGTTCCCCGGCCACTCCCCGCCGGCGAGTCTCGCCTCCATGCGCAGGAACGACAGGTCGAACGGGGCGTTGTGGAAGACGAGCGTGTCCCCCTCCAGGAACGAGAGGATCCGGGGGAACAGGTCGGGAAACGCGGGCGCGCGGATCACCATGGCGTCCGTGATCCCGTTGACGGCGGACGCTCCCGGGGAGATCGGACGGAGGGGGTTCACGAAGGAGACGAAGGAGTCCACCACGGTGCCGCGAAGGAACCGAAGAAGCGCGATTTCGCAGACGCGGTGACCGTTCGCGGGGTCCAGCCCCGTGGTTTCCACGTCGACCGCCACGTAGGGCATCTCCGCGAGGGGTGTTCCGTCGAACCTCATGACTTCCATTATAATCCGCGGGCCCGCGCGCCTGGCCTCTTTGTCGCTCGCTCCCCGTTTGTGGTATAAGGGCAGCAAACCTCTTCCGGGGAGCACGAAGCGATGAAAAAATGGAAATGCGGCATATGCGGCTATATTCACCAGGGGGACGAGCCGCCCGACCCTTGTCCCATCTGCGGAGCCCCGAAGGAGAAGTTCATCGAGCTGAAATGAGCGCCGGGACGGGGAAGGTCGCGCTGGTCACCGGGGGAGCCCGGCGCATCGGCGCGGCGATCTCCCGCGCTCTCGCCCGCGATCGGTTCACCGTCGCGCTCACCTACCGCGCCTCGCGTATGGAGGCCCGTTCCCTCGCCCGGGAAATCGGCGGGAGGGCCTTCCCCCTCGACCTGCTGCGCCCGCAGCGGTTTTTCCGTCTCGTAGGTGCGGTCGAACGGGAGTTCGGCCGGCTGGACGTCCTCGTCCACAACGCCGCGGTCTTCCCGCGCACGCCGGCGGGCAAAGTCTCCGAACGGGAATGGGACGGGATCTTCGCGGTCAACCTGCGCGGGCCGTTTCTTCTCACCCAGGCGCTCCTCCCGCTCCTCCGGGCGAAGCCCGGCGGCGCCGTGATCTTCCTGGGGGACGCGGGCGCGGGGCACCTGTGGCCCGGCTACCTTCCTTACTGCTTCTCCAAACTCGCTCTCGCGCACCAGGCGGCCGCGTGGAAAAAGACCCTCGCCCCGCGGGTGCGGGTCGGGATCGTCACCCCGGGCTTCGCGCTCCCCCCCCCGGGGTTCCCGGAAAGCCAGTGGCGGCGCCTGCGCTCCCGCGGCGGCGTCCGCGGGCCGGACCATCCCGACAAGGTCGCCGCGGCGGTGTTGCGGTTCCTTCGTCGCGGGGGATATAATCCCCCCCGTTCCCGATAATCCAAAAAGGGGGGCCGCAATGGCCAGGTATCGATGCATCGTGTGCGCGTACGTGTACGATCCCGAAGTGGGCGACCCCGACAACGGCGTGGAGCCGGGGACCCCGTTCCTTCGCCTCCCGGACGACTGGGTCTGCCCCCTGTGCGGCGCCGGAAAGGACGAATTCGAGGAGATCCGGGAGTAAGGGAGGGGGGATAACCGGTTGCGGGCCATTCGACGGGAACGATATAATCCGTGCATTCCCCATCACCGGAAAGGAGCACCGCGATGGCCAAAAAGACCAAGTGGAGATGCATGGTGTGCGCGTACGTATACGATCCCGCCGTGGGCGATCCCGACAGCGGCGTGAAGCCGGGGACCCCGTTCTCGGCTCTCCCGGACGACTGGGTCTGCCCCCTGTGCGGCGTGGGGAAGGAAGAGTTCGAAGAAATCAAATAGCGGCAGGGAGGATCATTTTCATGGAACCGGTTTCTCTGGCACCGAACGTCCACTGGGTCGGGGCGAAGGACCCCGGCCTCACGGTCTTCGATATCGTCATCCCGACGGAGTTCGGGACCACCTACAACGCCTACCTGGTCCGGGGGACCGACAAGACGGCACTGATCGACTGCGTGAAGAAGGAGTTCGCGGAGGATCTCTTCCGGAACATCTCCCGTTTCCTGCCGGTGGAAAAGCTCGATACCGTGGTGATCAACCACTCCGAGCCGGACCATGCGGGGGCGCTCGTCGACCTCCTCAAGCGAAACCCCCGGGTGACGGTGTTCCTCTCCCGGTCGGCGAAGTCGTTCGTCGACCATCTCGTGAACGCGGAGTACTCGTTCCGGATCGTCAAGGACAACGAGGAGCTGCCCCTCGGCGGGAAGACGCTCCGGTTCCTCAACACTCCGTTCCTGCACTGGCCGGACACCATCCTCACGTATCTCGTCGAGGACAAGATTCTTTTCCCGTGCGATTTCCTCGGGGCGCACTACTGCAGCCCCGAGTTCTTCAACGACGAACTCCGCGAGCCGGAGAAGGTGCGCAAGGCGTTCGAGTTCTACTACGGCATGATCATGCGTCCCTACAAGGAACACGTGCTCAAGGCGTGCGAGAAGATCAAAGACCTGCCGATCGCGATGATTGCCCCGTCGCACGGTCCCATCCTGCGGAAGGATCCCCGATCCTACATCGCCCGGTACGAGGAGCGCGCCTCCGTCCTGTCGCGGGTGACGGAAAAGAAGGTGACCGTCGTCTACGCCTCGGCCTACGGGAACACCGCCGCCATGGCCGCCAGGGTGGCGCAGGGGGTGCGGTCGGCAGGAGTCAAGGCGACGCTGATCAACAGCGTCGAGGTTCCCATGAACGAGATCATCGACGAGATCGAGACGTCGGCGGGGTTCCTCATCGGGACGCCCACGCTCAACTCGAACGTCCCCCACCCGATCCTGCACCTGATCGCGAACCTCGTCGTGCTGAACGTCAAGGGGATGCCCGCGTCGGTGTTCGGGTCCTACGGATGGAGCGGCGAAGCGATCAAGACCGTTCAGGACATCCTGACCTCGATGC
This window contains:
- a CDS encoding rubredoxin, which codes for MAKKTKWRCMVCAYVYDPAVGDPDSGVKPGTPFSALPDDWVCPLCGVGKEEFEEIK
- a CDS encoding SDR family NAD(P)-dependent oxidoreductase, coding for MSAGTGKVALVTGGARRIGAAISRALARDRFTVALTYRASRMEARSLAREIGGRAFPLDLLRPQRFFRLVGAVEREFGRLDVLVHNAAVFPRTPAGKVSEREWDGIFAVNLRGPFLLTQALLPLLRAKPGGAVIFLGDAGAGHLWPGYLPYCFSKLALAHQAAAWKKTLAPRVRVGIVTPGFALPPPGFPESQWRRLRSRGGVRGPDHPDKVAAAVLRFLRRGGYNPPRSR
- a CDS encoding rubredoxin yields the protein MARYRCIVCAYVYDPEVGDPDNGVEPGTPFLRLPDDWVCPLCGAGKDEFEEIRE
- a CDS encoding 3'-5' exonuclease, yielding MEVMRFDGTPLAEMPYVAVDVETTGLDPANGHRVCEIALLRFLRGTVVDSFVSFVNPLRPISPGASAVNGITDAMVIRAPAFPDLFPRILSFLEGDTLVFHNAPFDLSFLRMEARLAGGEWPGNPVIDTLALARRTRLFRDHSLSAICGRLGIGSAFHRAEGDAYAAGKLLLALAARGKGSRVPSRK
- a CDS encoding FprA family A-type flavoprotein → MEPVSLAPNVHWVGAKDPGLTVFDIVIPTEFGTTYNAYLVRGTDKTALIDCVKKEFAEDLFRNISRFLPVEKLDTVVINHSEPDHAGALVDLLKRNPRVTVFLSRSAKSFVDHLVNAEYSFRIVKDNEELPLGGKTLRFLNTPFLHWPDTILTYLVEDKILFPCDFLGAHYCSPEFFNDELREPEKVRKAFEFYYGMIMRPYKEHVLKACEKIKDLPIAMIAPSHGPILRKDPRSYIARYEERASVLSRVTEKKVTVVYASAYGNTAAMAARVAQGVRSAGVKATLINSVEVPMNEIIDEIETSAGFLIGTPTLNSNVPHPILHLIANLVVLNVKGMPASVFGSYGWSGEAIKTVQDILTSMRLKVAPEPIRFLMTPSEADLATCEEFGKKFAGIVQSG